From one Rosa rugosa chromosome 4, drRosRugo1.1, whole genome shotgun sequence genomic stretch:
- the LOC133741868 gene encoding putative RING-H2 finger protein ATL69 isoform X2, with the protein MVPIVNYEWLDTDFGVRLTWGEPDCRSCESSGRVCGFKNDSSLQLDCSTQTNGLSNAEKFRLLINVGVPGLVCITMFALYIYTLIRDRGRINEPITELSSVTIPQIHVVITGLNDLTIESYPKTQLGEKWEFPSPEDSTCPICLCEYQPEETIRTIPECNHHFHASCIDEWLRKNPTCPVCRKVPQEDNKTSLSPIET; encoded by the exons ATGGTCCCGATCGTAAATTATGAGTGGCTTGACACTGACTTTGGTGTGAGGTTGACATGGGGCGAGCCTGATTGTCGTTCTTGTGAATCGAGTGGTCGAGTTTGTGGGTTTAAGAATGATTCCAGTTTGCAACTTGACTGCTCTACGCAAACTAATG gtCTCTCAAATGCCGAAAAGTTCCGGTTACTAATAAACGTGGGAGTTCCGGGGCTAGTGTGCATCACTATGTTCGCACTTTATATTTACACCTTAATCAGGGACCGTGGTCGCATCAATGAACCCATCACAGAATTATCCAGTGTGACCATTCCACAGATTCATGTCGTTATAACGGGCCTTAATGATCTAACCATTGAATCATATCCGAAGACTCAACTTGGCGAGAAATGGGAATTTCCAAGTCCCGAGGACAGCACTTGCCCAATATGTTTGTGCGAGTACCAACCCGAGGAAACTATAAGGACAATACCTGAATGCAATCATCATTTTCATGCCAGTTGCATTGATGAGTGGCTCAGAAAGAATCCTACGTGCCCAGTTTGTCGAAAAGTTCCACAGGAGGATAACAAAACAAGTCTCTCCCCAATTGAGACATGA
- the LOC133742743 gene encoding non-specific lipid-transfer protein 3-like, translated as MSHLTKIVVFLVIVLVSESAMGAPECAPILRTLDPCLPYLVQNPGREDSPSKACCDGLTTLSGLQNVKDECECIKATVLLTPLDLPRFAALPSVCGTTLKIPTISGDMDCSKIKM; from the exons ATGTCTCACCTAACCAAGATCGTAGTCTTCTTGGTGATCGTACTTGTCTCCGAGTCCGCCATGGGTGCACCCGAGTGTGCGCCAATCCTCAGGACATTAGATCCCTGCCTTCCTTACCTGGTGCAGAACCCGGGCCGCGAGGACAGCCCATCCAAGGCTTGCTGCGACGGTCTCACAACACTCAGCGGGTTGCAGAATGTCAAGGATGAATGTGAGTGCATCAAGGCCACAGTGCTGTTGACGCCTTTAGATTTGCCTCGATTTGCTGCTCTCCCCAGTGTTTGTGGCACCACCTTGAAGATTCCGACCATCTCCGGCGACATGGATTGTTCTAA GATCAAGATGTAG
- the LOC133746526 gene encoding mitochondrial inner membrane protein OXA1-like, protein MAYWRGLSSRASIIARRKQHHPCISHILHDDDVVSEPSPSPNTNHFLTQKRFFSLDNKVSGFGGFAQNRRISNALLSSPPAGFGFARNMSTGADKIGVFSDVPEILSDTAVQAVTSQLPVVNEVAIAAADSYLPVKGLQYLIDYVHTTAGLSWWAAIVVTTLLIRSCTVPLLVNQLKATAKLTLMRPRLEELKQEMEEKGMDLGAKIEYQKKIKMLFKEYGCSPLTPLKGLFIQAPVFISFFLAISNMAEKVPSFKDGGAYWFVDLTTPDPMYIFPVLAGLTFLITVECNLQEGMEGNPVAKTMKNVSRGMAVLTVPFTMGFPKAVFCYWVTSNLFSLGYGIVIKNPFVKKTLGLPQLPTPAPQPQGSQQSAFSLFSQMKQLAAAPEPASSTVQPAKIQDRRTSSTSDLSQRIKSLEKKVKGKKRNKRR, encoded by the exons ATGGCTTACTGGCGGGGCCTCTCGTCCAGAGCGAGCATCATTGCTCGGCGAAAGCAGCACCATCCCTGCATCTCTCACATTCTCCACGACGACGACGTCGTTTCGGAGCCCTCTCCTTCCCCAAATACCAATCATTTCCTCACCCAAAAGCGGTTCTTCAGTTTGGATAATAAAGTTTCAGGCTTTGGTGGGTTTGCTCAGAATCGGAGGATTTCAAATGCTCTGCTTTCGTCGCCGCCGGCCGGATTCGGGTTTGCTCGGAATATGTCGACGGGGGCGGATAAGATTGGGGTGTTCAGTGATGTGCCGGAGATTCTGTCGGACACGGCGGTGCAAGCTGTGACTTCGCAGCTGCCGGTGGTGAATGAGGTGGCGATTGCGGCGGCTGATTCCTACTTGCCGGTTAAGGGCTTGCAGTACTTGATTGATTATGTCCATACTACTGCTGGGTTGAGCTG GTGGGCTGCCATTGTGGTAACAACTCTTTTGATTCGAAGCTGCACGGTTCCGCTTCTAGTAAACCAACTTAAAGCAACGGCAAAACTCACT CTTATGAGGCCACGTCTAGAGGAACTTAAGCAAGAGATGGAAGAAAAG GGTATGGATCTCGGAGCTAAGATTGAATATCAAAAGAAAATTAAGATGCTATTCAAGGA ATATGGCTGTAGTCCCTTAACTCCACTGAAGGGACTCTTTATTCAAGCTCCTGTCTTCATCAGCTTTTTCCTAGCA ATATCGAACATGGCAGAGAAGGTGCCATCGTTTAAAGATGGTGGTGCCTATTGGTTTGTTGATCTGACAACTCCTGATCCTATGTACATTTTTCCAGTTTTGGCAGGATTGACATTCTTAATAACTGTGGAG TGCAATCTGCAAGAAGGTATGGAGGGAAATCCTGTTGCTAAAACCATGAAGAATGTTTCAAGAGGCATGGCTGTTCTTACAGTTCCATTTACCATGGGCTTTCCAAAG GCTGTATTTTGTTACTGGGTTACATCCAACTTGTTTTCGCTCGGATATGGAATTG TAATTAAGAATCCTTTTGTGAAGAAGACACTGGGTCTTCCTCAGCTGCCTACCCCTGCTCCACAACCACAAGGATCACAACAATCTGCATTCTCACTGTTTTCACAAATGAAACAGCTGGCTGCAGCCCCAGAGCCCGCCTCATCAACCGTTCAACCAGCAAAGATTCAAGACCGGAGAACATCATCGACATCAGATCTCAGTCAAAGGATTAAAAGTTTAGAGAAAAAAGTAAagggaaaaaagagaaacaagaGGAGGTAG
- the LOC133744917 gene encoding probable phospholipid-transporting ATPase 4 — protein sequence MLERVAEKMEKDLIMVGATAVEDKLQKRAVMASDFAIAQFQFLERLLVVHGHWCYKRIAQMICYFYKNIAFGLVHATLRHSPDIQGNQYMMTGTCYRSMLFLPHCLCVAFCFFLLISCLILRRLMLLLPRILQP from the exons ATGCTCGAGCGAGTAGcagagaagatggaaaaagacTTGATCATGGTTGGTGCTACAGCTGTGGAGGACAAATTGCAAAAAAGG GCTGTGATGGCCAGTGACTTTGCTATTGCCCAGTTTCAGTTTTTGGAGAGACTTTTGGTTGTCCATGGACATTGGTGCTATAAAAGGATTGCTCAGATG ATTTGCTACTTCTACAAAAATATAGCATTTGGTCTGGTACATGCTACTTTGAGGCATTCACCGGATATTCAGGGTAATCAATATATGATGACTGGTACATGCTATCGTTCAATGTTATTCTTACCTCATTGCCTGTGTGTTGCATTCTGCTTTTTTCTCCTTATTTCTTGTTTGATTCTACGCAGGTTGATGCTGCTGCTTCCAAGAATACTTCAACCATGA
- the LOC133744919 gene encoding RING-H2 finger protein ATL22-like, with protein sequence MAVNEYMKHISYNNELALKSNLHVIAATCPRLACTSHSPSIQLPFRLANRQLSSCGYAGFDLSCNNQKQTILTLPSSGNFIVQNINYKEQIVTINDPENCLPKRFLNGDHFNLTDSPLTFWTDTRNYTFLNCSAKDGTLAASISCLSSDYYKVFLVPTSDWPTSWYPCSIISTALVPIYSFQWRDLNDVLDIRLSWNKPDCRSCEAGGRSTLDVGRARDGLHRRQSITELSTAVDQQVQPPRVIVGLDGPTIESYPKIQLDESLELPEPDDKTCAICLCEYQPKETIRTIPDCNHYFHAIFPCATNKEESVKRYTNKIASVNSLSTLNLPKVQRSSVKHHLQ encoded by the exons ATGGCGGTAAATGAGTATATGAAACACATAAGTTATAACAATGAACTAGCCCTAAAGTCtaatttgcatgtaattg CTGCCACATGCCCTCGATTGGCATGCACTTCCCACAGCCCATCCATTCAATTGCCTTTCCGACTAGCAAATCGACAACTCTCAAGCTGTGGGTATGCAGGGTTTGATCTCTCATGCAATAACCAAAAGCAAACCATCCTCACTCTCCCATCTTCCGGGAACTTCATTGTCCAAAACATCAACTACAAAGAACAAATCGTAACGATCAACGACCCTGAGAACTGCCTCCCAAAAAGGTTCCTCAACGGTGACCACTTCAACCTCACTGATTCACCCTTAACATTCTGGACTGACACCAGAAACTACACGTTCCTCAACTGCTCAGCTAAAGATGGAACGTTGGCTGCATCCATCTCTTGCCTCAGCAGTGACTACTACAAGGTCTTTCTTGTGCCTACATCAGATTGGCCAACGTCATGGTATCCTTGCTCTATCATCTCCACAGCTTTGGTTCCAATATATTCATTTCAGTGGAGAGATCTTAATGACGTCCTTGATATTCGTTTGTCATGGAACAAGCCTGATTGTCGTTCTTGTGAAGCAGGAGGCCGGTCCACGTT GGACGTAGGGAGAGCGCGAGATGGACTCCACCGGCGACAGTCCATCACAGAATTATCCACCGCAGTTGATCAACAAGTACAACCTCCCCGAGTCATAGTTGGGCTTGATGGTCCAACAATTGAGTCGTATCCCAAGATCCAACTAGATGAGAGCTTGGAGTTGCCTGAGCCCGATGATAAGACTTGTGCGATATGTTTGTGCGAGTACCAGCCCAAGGAAACAATACGAACCATACCTGACTGCAACCATTATTTTcatgcta TTTTCCCCTGTGCTACTAATAAAGAGGAAAGTGTGAAAAGATATACAAATAAAATTGCATCAGTTAATAGCTTGTCAACATTGAACTTACCTAAAGTTCAGAGATCAAGTGTAAAGCATCATCTGCAATAG
- the LOC133741868 gene encoding putative RING-H2 finger protein ATL69 isoform X1, whose protein sequence is MVPIVNYEWLDTDFGVRLTWGEPDCRSCESSGRVCGFKNDSSLQLDCSTQTNGFSGLSNAEKFRLLINVGVPGLVCITMFALYIYTLIRDRGRINEPITELSSVTIPQIHVVITGLNDLTIESYPKTQLGEKWEFPSPEDSTCPICLCEYQPEETIRTIPECNHHFHASCIDEWLRKNPTCPVCRKVPQEDNKTSLSPIET, encoded by the exons ATGGTCCCGATCGTAAATTATGAGTGGCTTGACACTGACTTTGGTGTGAGGTTGACATGGGGCGAGCCTGATTGTCGTTCTTGTGAATCGAGTGGTCGAGTTTGTGGGTTTAAGAATGATTCCAGTTTGCAACTTGACTGCTCTACGCAAACTAATG ggttttcaggtCTCTCAAATGCCGAAAAGTTCCGGTTACTAATAAACGTGGGAGTTCCGGGGCTAGTGTGCATCACTATGTTCGCACTTTATATTTACACCTTAATCAGGGACCGTGGTCGCATCAATGAACCCATCACAGAATTATCCAGTGTGACCATTCCACAGATTCATGTCGTTATAACGGGCCTTAATGATCTAACCATTGAATCATATCCGAAGACTCAACTTGGCGAGAAATGGGAATTTCCAAGTCCCGAGGACAGCACTTGCCCAATATGTTTGTGCGAGTACCAACCCGAGGAAACTATAAGGACAATACCTGAATGCAATCATCATTTTCATGCCAGTTGCATTGATGAGTGGCTCAGAAAGAATCCTACGTGCCCAGTTTGTCGAAAAGTTCCACAGGAGGATAACAAAACAAGTCTCTCCCCAATTGAGACATGA
- the LOC133744918 gene encoding uncharacterized protein LOC133744918, with amino-acid sequence MAGILGSHSSVFMIHAHEKKEKQVIREKLNYINLVCFSLGPKALHGRVRSAVTLLPFHSLPFYLSTSDRCSSPVGLRVALFLCCTNREHREFKNDRERERGDIQRLCVFVPEKYREVKNNNRERRPISIRSVSTSAKLRSLWLCFQSCIKVAMDFVSPENIGECFHLTEAFRTLPENHRAKADKLEELGSLVSLKWHWLNHTLNKWIYQS; translated from the exons ATGGCTGGAATTTTGGGGTCACACTCTTCAGTCTTCATGATTCATGCTcatgaaaagaaagagaagcaagtGATACGAGAGAAGTTGAACTACATTAATTTGGTCTGTTTCAGTTTGGGCCCAAAGGCTTTACACGGCCGAGTTAGAAG TGCCGTGACTCTTTTGCCCTTCCATTCTCTGCCTTTTTACTTGAGTACCTCAGACAGGTGTTCGTCTCCTGTGGGACTCCGCGTGGCTCTGTTTCTTTGCTGCACGAACAGAGAGCATAGAGAGTTCAAGaacgatcgagagagagagagaggtgatatTCAGAGGCTTTGCGTCTTTGTTCCAGAGAAGTACAGAGAGGTGAAGAACAACAATAGGGAGAGAAGACCCATTTCAATTCGATCCGTTTCGACTTCCGCTAAGCTACGCTCTCTTTGGTTATGTTTTCAG TCATGCATCAAAGTTGCAATGGACTTTGTCTCACCTGAAAATATCGGCGAGTGCTTTCACTTGACAGAAGCATTCCGCACACTTCCGGAAAATCATAGGGCTAAAGCGGACAAATTGGAG GAACTGGGGAGTTTGGTTTCTCTGAAATGGCATTGGCTGAATCATACGCTGAACAAATGGATTTACCAGAGTTAG